In one Oryza glaberrima chromosome 2, OglaRS2, whole genome shotgun sequence genomic region, the following are encoded:
- the LOC127764426 gene encoding RNA pseudouridine synthase 7, protein MAAGPAGIVWQTPANPPERQDYIFRDGRRYVRPYYFEFISHVKNRWAGKTIVDLFTDEFKGRPREYYVHAVKCGRLQVDDQMVHADYVVQSSQKISHFLHRHEPPVLGGDITILQNEADVVTVCKPASVPVHPCGQYRKNTVVGILQAEHGLVPLFPVHRLDRLVSGLLIFAKNADKAESFRQQIKASLLQKEYVAKVVGVFPDGEQTVNANVHFNAREGRSTAEVCDGDGKAPIGKQACTKFQRICTDGIHSIVLSKPVTGRTHQIRVHLKHIGYPIANDEVYLSENFSPRSSKGTRINRATTLACSLPSSDPDSCADLGNNDTNKDTEADEEFSIDPMCTNCPNLAPVGYDADEEALWLHCVRYTGPDWSYECPYPDWAFLDNVSRKKLKS, encoded by the exons AtggcggcggggccggcggGGATCGTGTGGCAGACGCCGGCGAACCCGCCGGAGCGGCAGGACTACATCTTCCGCGACG GGCGGCGCTACGTGAGGCCCTACTACTTCGAGTTCATCTCCCAT GTGAAAAACAGATGGGCTGGGAAGACCATTGTTGACCTCTTCACCGATGAGTTCAAGGGCCGGCCTCGTGAATATTAT GTTCATGCAGTGAAGTGTGGGAGGCTTCAGGTGGATGACCAAATGGTTCACGCAGACTATGTTGTGCAATCATCACAAAAGATAAGCCATTTCTTGCACAG GCATGAACCTCCAGTTTTGGGTGGTGATATTACAATCCTTCAAAATGAAGCTGATGTTGTTACAGTTTGCAAACCTGCATCTGTTCCA GTTCATCCGTGTGGTCAATACCGCAAGAATACTGTTGTCGGTATTCTGCAAGCTGAACATGGATTGGTGCCCCTATTTC CCGTGCATCGGCTAGATCGGTTAGTTTCAGGTCTCCTTATATTTGCTAAAAATGCTGACAAAGCTGAAAGTTTCAGGCAACAG ATCAAAGCTAGTTTGCTGCAGAAAGAATATGTGGCCAAGGTTGTTGGGGTGTTTCCTGATGGTGAG CAAACTGTTAATGCAAATGTGCACTTCAACGCACGGGAAGGAAGGAGCACTGCAGAG GtttgtgatggtgatggtaAAGCTCCAATTGGAAAACAAGCCTGCACCAAGTTTCAGAGGATCTGTACTGATGGAATCCACAGCATTGTCCTGTCCAAACCTGTGACTGGCCGGACTCATCAG ATAAGGGTACATCTAAAACACATTGGTTACCCAATAGCCAATGACGAGGTGTACCTTTCCGAGAATTTTTCTCCACGTTCGTCAAAGGGAACAAGAATCAACAGAGCAACCACGCTAGCTTGTTCATTGCCATCTTCAGATCCTGACAGTTGTGCTGACCTTGGGAACAATGATACAAACAAAGATACAGAAGCCGATGAGGAGTTCAGCATCGATCCGATGTGTACGAATTGCCCAAATCTTGCTCCAGTAGG TTATGATGCAGATGAGGAGGCATTGTGGCTGCACTGTGTGCGATATACTGGTCCTGATTGGAGCTACGAATGCCCATATCCTGATTGGGCCTTCCTTGATAATGTGTCGAGGAAGAAGTTGAAATCATGA
- the LOC127763513 gene encoding glutaredoxin-C3, with the protein MQYGAAAEQAWYMPAAAPAPMVESAVARVERLASESAVVVFSVSSCCMCHAVKRLFCGMGVHPTVHELDLDPRGRELERALARLVGYGGPAAASPPVVPVVFIGGKLVGAMDRVMAAHINGSLVPLLKEAGALWL; encoded by the coding sequence ATGCAGtacggagcggcggccgagcagGCGTGGTacatgccggcggcggcgccggcaccgaTGGTGGAGAGCGCGGTGGCGCGGGTGGAGCGGCTGGCGTCGGAGAGCGCGGTGGTGGTGTTCAGCGTGAGCAGCTGCTGCATGTGCCACGCCGTGAAGCGCCTCTTCTGCGGCATGGGGGTGCACCCGACGGTGCACGAGCTGGACCTCGACCCGCGCGGCCGCGAGCTGGAGCGCGCCCTGGCGCGCCTCGTCGGGTacggcggccccgccgccgcgtcgccgcccgtcgtccCCGTCGTCTTCATCGGCGGCAAGCTCGTCGGCGCCATGGACCGCGTCATGGCCGCGCACATCAACGGCTCCCTCGTCCCCCTCCTCAAGGAGGCCGGCGCGCTCTGGCTCTAG